TCAGAATTCCTAGCAGATCCAAGTTCCATTGTCACTCTTTTCATGTACATTTTGACCAGAATCATAGAAGCCTGCTTAATCTGCAGATATGGCATAATTATTATTCTTCTAATCAAGTTTTACAATGAAAAATTGTAATATCAACTCTCAAAAGATAAATATCGTATGTAAGTGATATTCAGTAACCGCTAATTACAAGAGACTTGgattaataatttctaaactgAAGCTGTTCTTCATCCAGTTAGCTGTGTTGtttcaattcattttcattGAGTTAAAGACTGAAGGTAAACCAAGCAACACATGGCTCACACAACTCAGTTCATGGTTAAGTATTATATCTATTCATGCAGACTGATTTCAAGAATTGCCAATGTCATTAAACCATAACTTCTAATTCTTATTAGAAAGACAAGGTTTACTGAGTGGCATTATTGTTATCGTCACATTCacaaagaaaagataaaaatgatacCTTTTCCGTGATTCCCGAGTCAAGCATCCAAGCGGTTGGAATTTTGTAATCTTGATATGAACGCATTACAGAATTTCTCAGCTTGATTAGTCTCTGTATGCTGCACTCAGACCTATCAGAATGACAGGAGAGGACTGTGTAAGTATCCTTCAAACTATAAACCTGGCATATTTAAAATTGAGGAAACAGAATATGCACTCATAGTATAAATTTTACACTATCATCTAAGTACAAATTATCATATACGGTACGTCAAAAGTTGTATCACCAAGGATATTTCATTGGCTCACAATGTAAAACTGTTGACATTATCTGTGCTCTGCATAATTAGTAcctaaatatattatatagataTACTTTCTTACTTATCTAATAGGGTGGCCATCTTTCTCAAGGAAGCTCCACATGGAATTTCAGGGTCATCCTTGAAGGAGGAAATCTCTTGTTCTAACAATTTAAGTTCGCGATACTCAACTGCGGCTTCACGCATGGCATCAGCTTTTCTCTCAGGCCAATTAAAATGCTTCAAGACTGCACGCTCATCAGCCTGTAGAAAACAGAATATGTGGCAATAAGAAATCAACAGCAATCTATTCTATAGAAAACAGaatagattaattatttttctacgCACTCACCAATGATGAGAGTTCACCATCAAGCCAATTCACAAAATTTAGGACATCTTCAATGTCCGTGTAGGCCGCTTCTACCACCTTTTCTATAAGGTCATTGATAAAATTTCCTTTTGTTTCAATGTCTGTCCTTATCTGGAAAGCATGATCAGTCACTAATGctgtatatttaatttcaaaatgacAGCAAATGTATAGCCACCAGTTCAATTTGAAAACACAGTGCTTACTGCTAATAGATGAGCAGAACGGTTTTGAATTTCTCCAACAATGCTGCTATGTACATTCACAGCAACTGGTTTCTGCTGTTTAACCGATCCTGTTGTGTTCTTCATTTCTTCTTGATTCTTCAATGAGTGAAGTAATTTTACAAATGCAGGGGCCTTTTGGGTGTTATTTACTTTTGCTACAGGCCTAGAAGGGATTGATGGTGGCATCGGTGGTGGAGGTGGTGGAGGCGGTGGCAGACATGCTTTTAGTGCAGGCTTTCTTCCTACCCTTATAGTTGTAGCTTCAGGAATCGTAGGAATTGCTGTTGGTGCTGGAGTTGAGGCTTTAACAAAGCAGCCATCAGTAATGGCTTCCTTTTTCACTATGGACCTTTCTAATTTGTCAGCAATGAGTTTCTGAATGTGTTTAAATTTGGGGCTCTGATGTTCTGCAATTGGCTCCTTcatctaaaataaaaaccagACTTACTTTCAATGCAGCAACAGCTCAAACATAAGTTTTATCCCCAAAACAGATATGTGGCCTCGTTTTTACATCATTatagaaaataacattaaaaaatccAATCAAACTTCAGCTGAAAATGGGTTAACCATACAGAAAATATGAACAGTAGAAGTGAAAAAACAATTGAAGCTTATGATAACAAATAACAAAGCCGTTGACATTTGAACTCTCACCTTTTCACTTCCACCCAAAGACATCACCTTCGATTCAGCAGCAGCAACATCCTTAGTGAGTTTTCTGTTGTGAGATTCCAGCTCCACATTCAAGCCCTTAACTTTTTCCAACTCGGCCTTCAAAGCCAGAACTTCAGACTGCAGATTCTTGATCAAACTCTCACTCACCTCAAGCTTCTCCATCAGTTCCTTCTTACTCTTTCCATCAGGGTCCTCCTTATCCCTCTTCATAGTAAATTCCCCAACCGCACTCCTTGGCCTAGCAAACTGTTCCACAACATGAGGCCGCACGAAGCGAGACACAGCCTTAGCCTCTTCAGCTTCCCTACCCCTGTGGGTTCCTGCAACCTCTTCATTGGGTTTGGCCTTGTTCAGCACTAGACCCCTTTTGATCCTGGAAGTGTGCTTCAGCTCTGGAGTGACAGACTGGGCTCTCCTAGTTGGAGTTGACACCACTCCATTGACAACCTCTGGTGGAGTCCTTGGAGGCTCTCTGTACTTGGAAGGAAGTCTTAACCTTGATGGCGTTAAACTGCTCTGAAGCCTGATCACATTTTTTGTTGGTGGGGGTGGTTgtggtggtgatggtggtggtggtgatgcTGGTGACCCTTGTTTCATGGCTCTTGTTCTGAAAACGTGCCTCAAAAAAGAGAGATAGCTCAAAGAATGACacaataaaaagaacaaaagagaaataaataaaaaacgtaCATACATACAGTTCTCTGTGTCAGTGGAATGGTGGTGTTTTTGTGAATGTCAATAATACAAATGGTGGTTGAAGCAGGAACTTGTCACCTAGAAAAGACAGGATTTATGCAACACCTTTCTGTGTGGAAGAT
This Vigna angularis cultivar LongXiaoDou No.4 chromosome 4, ASM1680809v1, whole genome shotgun sequence DNA region includes the following protein-coding sequences:
- the LOC108319484 gene encoding protein CHUP1, chloroplastic, yielding MKQGSPASPPPPSPPQPPPPTKNVIRLQSSLTPSRLRLPSKYREPPRTPPEVVNGVVSTPTRRAQSVTPELKHTSRIKRGLVLNKAKPNEEVAGTHRGREAEEAKAVSRFVRPHVVEQFARPRSAVGEFTMKRDKEDPDGKSKKELMEKLEVSESLIKNLQSEVLALKAELEKVKGLNVELESHNRKLTKDVAAAESKVMSLGGSEKMKEPIAEHQSPKFKHIQKLIADKLERSIVKKEAITDGCFVKASTPAPTAIPTIPEATTIRVGRKPALKACLPPPPPPPPPMPPSIPSRPVAKVNNTQKAPAFVKLLHSLKNQEEMKNTTGSVKQQKPVAVNVHSSIVGEIQNRSAHLLAIRTDIETKGNFINDLIEKVVEAAYTDIEDVLNFVNWLDGELSSLADERAVLKHFNWPERKADAMREAAVEYRELKLLEQEISSFKDDPEIPCGASLRKMATLLDKSECSIQRLIKLRNSVMRSYQDYKIPTAWMLDSGITEKIKQASMILVKMYMKRVTMELGSARNSDRQSSQESLLLQGVHFAYRAHQFAGGLDAETLCAFEEIRQHVPGHLAGSRELLAGIASS